Part of the Antechinus flavipes isolate AdamAnt ecotype Samford, QLD, Australia chromosome 2, AdamAnt_v2, whole genome shotgun sequence genome is shown below.
ATGGTACGTTCGTGGGTCGAATCGCGCAGGACCTGGGTCTGGAGGTCGCGGAGCTGGTGTCGAGGCTGTTCCGGATGGTGTCCAAGGGCCGCGCGAACTACCTGGAGGTAAATGTGCAGAATGGCATTTTGTTTGTGAATTCTCGGATCGACCGGGAGGAGCTGTGCGGTCGCAGTGTTGTTTGTAACATCCACCTAGAGGTAATCGTGGACAAGCCCCTACAGGTTTTCCATGTGGAGGTGGAAATCCAGGACATTAATGACAATCCGCCCATAtttccagaaaataaaaaagaaataaacattgcTGAATCAAGACCACCAGACGCTCGTTTCCCGCTAGATGGCGCAGCTGATGCAGATGTAGGAGAGAACGCGGCCTTGACCTATAGGCTCAGTCCCAATGAATATTTCGCTCTGGATGTACAAAGCGACAGTGAACAAACGACTTCATTATCACTTATTCTAAGGAAACCTTTAGATAGAGAAGAAACTCAACAGCATCATTTATTACTGATTGCCACTGACAGGGGCAAGCCAGAACTTACTGGCAGTGTTGAAGTGCTGATCAAAGTGCTGGATGTGAACGATAATGCCCCACAATTTGACCAATCTGTTTATAAAGTGAGAATGATAGAGAACGCTGCAAACGGTACATTGGTGATCCAACTCAATGCCTCTGATGCTGATGATGGAACTAATGGACATATTTTATACTCATTTCGTAGCCCAGTACCTCCTGAAGTTCGAGGCACTTTTCATATAGGTTCAGAGACAGGAGAAATTAGAGTAAAAGGACAATtagattttgaaaagaataatatGTATGAAATTCGAGTCGAGGCGATTGACAAAGGGAACCTTCCAATGGCTGGTCATTGCACGGTTCTAGTAGAGATTCTGGACGCCAACGATAATTCTCCTGAGGTGTTTGTGACATCTCTGTCACTGCCAGTCCAAGAAGACTCCCCTCCCGGCACAGTCATAGCCCTCATTAGCGTATCTGACCGTGACTCAGGAGCCAACGGGCAGGTGACTTGCTCCCTATCACCTCCCGGACCTTTTATGCTGGTGTCCACCTTCAGGAATTACTATTCGTTGGTACTGGAGGGCCCAGTGGACCGTGAGAGCGTGCCGGCCTACGAGCTTGTGGTGACTGCGAGGGACGGAGGGACGCCAGCACTATGGGCCACCGCCAGTGTGTCTGTAGGCATTGGCGACGTAAACGACAACGCTCCTACTTTCGATCAGCCTATGTATACAGTGTTTGTGAAAGAGAACAACCCACCGGGCTGTCACATTTTCACCGTGTCCGCGTTGGATCCAGATGCACAAGAGAACGCGCTGGTGTCTTACTCACTAGTACAGAAACGCGTGGGGGAACGTCAGCTTTCAAGCTATGTGTCTGTTCACTCGGAGAGCGGGAAAGTGTTCGCCTTGCAGCCCCTAGACCACGAGGAACTGGAGCTTCTGCAGTTCCAGGTGAGCGCCCGCGACGCAGGCTTCCCTCCTTTGAGCAGCAACGTGAGTCTGCAGGTGTTCGTGCTAGATGAGAACGACAATGCACCAGAAGTGCTACCTACTCTTGCGGGTTCTGGCATAGGCTGGAGCCCAGTGACCGCACTAGTATCACGTTCAGTAGCTCCAGGCCACGTGGTGACGAAGATCAGAGCTGTGGATGCAGATTCAGGCTACAATGCGTGGTTGTCTTATGAGTTGCTACCGGAGGCGGGCATTGGGCGAAGCCCTTTCCGAATCGGACTGTATACGGGCGAGATCTGTACAACGCGAGTTTTGGAGGAGTCAGATGGGCCTCTGAAGATGCTGCTTGTACTTGTAAAGGACCACGGGGAGCCGGCGCAGTCTGCCACCGCCACGGTGAGCGTGTCCCTGCTGGAGAGCGGGCAGGCCCTTAAAGCTTTGTCTGAGGTTCCTGGAGCAGTGAATACAGGAATTAGGAAGGAGGCAGCGCTGGTGGATGTAAATGTGTATCTGATTATAGCTATCTGCTCAGTGTCCAGTTTGTTGGTGCTGAGTCTGTTGCTCTATGTGGCGTTGAGGTGTTCTGCGCCCCCACGAGGTGAGTATGGGCCTGGCAAGCCTACCCTGGTGTGTTCGAACGAAGCTGGGAGCTGGTCTTATTCCCAGCAGCGGCGGCAGAGGGTTTACTCTGGAGAAGGAACAGTCAAGAACGACCTCATGGCCTTCAGTCCCAATCTCCCCCCTTGTCTCAGTCAGTCACATAGCAGGGAACAGCAGGAATATGAAGCAGAACACTTGGGAAAGGTGAGTGTTAATAGAGAATTCTTTCATAGGAAGACCTCTGCTTTAATGccgttttctttaaatttaatattattttcactatATTAACTTTAAACATCTATCTTCTTTAGATAGACTCTTTAGACTCAAAACTATAATTTTAGGCATTGTTACTATTCTGATCAAGATCTGCAAGTAATTGTTGCACTTACATCATACTCTACCTCTTTTGTGTCAGTCTATGAGCTGGTGGTCAactgagggaggaaggagaaatagTAGGAAAAGGTctattgtatacatattttagatGACTGAGAGAATAGGAAATCACATAAATATCTCATATTTCcatgatttgaaaaaatgagCCTCAAAGCATAACATATTGTTAGATGAAGCATTGTGTAGCACCTTAGAAACTAATGAAACTTCATTAAAATAGGGAGGACATGCCATCTCTTTTGTTGGAAGGAACATCAACACTGAAAATATGAATGTCTTATAAAACATGAAATCAAACTTTATAAAATGATAGATTAGAATTATGTTGTATATCCTTACTGTGATTTCATTTTAGTAGATATTACTTAAGTAGAGTGAAAGTCTTAGTgaaattttaagctattaaaacttcAAGGGACTAAGACATCCAGTTGTACTCAAAAGACATCTCCCTAAGATACCTAGAATTGTTAAAAGTGGATGGCTTgggcaaatttatttttttgtacacACCTAAAGTAGTTTGTTTAAAATGTATGGTATTgctattaatgataataatttagaatttatttggggCTTTGGTGTCAGTAGATTGAGATCAAAAACTGTTTCAAAAAACTTCTCTTTACTTCTAGTGAGATATGTACATTTCATTTCTTGCTAACACTGAGTATatcaatctcaaagaaaaatatgtttctaCATATTCCACAAAGATGTATCTCCTAATAAACAAATCAGTGTTAAAGGGGGTTCATTGGGATGGGCAATTCTATACAGATAATGTGTTATAAAGATTTCTAGTATTACAAATATGGTTATGAAAACTTTGATATTATTGATGTTTCATGTGCCCCAATCTTGAGAGACTACTTTTGTGGCCAAGGATCCACTTCCTCTTTCTTAATGTTCACTCTGCTCTGGACCAAAGCTTAAGGATGAACTGAGTTCAGTCATTGGGAACCTAGTCTCTCTCTGAAGGGAGGAAGtatcaacatttctttttctgacataCTTGGCTActtaaactttcattttatagctctACTGATGATTTACTTATTGCTCAGGTTTAGACTCATGTGAAAAGTTTCCCCAAAACAAAGGAGTAGAATAATATTCAACATATAATAGGAATTAAGTATGGGACAACTATTTATTTCCTCTACACAAAAGAAGTGgcaaaatacaaaagacaaaaacacaaatgTATTAGGACTACTTTATTAAggttccctcccttcctttgaaACATAAttggtttaatttttctttgaaaagtggCAAAGATATCCTTTGGATTTGATTTGTCTAGGAGCAAAGCTCAATCTGTCCTTTGGACATTTCCTGGTAGTTTCTGGCCACATCCTTGTCATTTAAGATAAAAGCTTTTTCATAAAGTTAAAGTCCTTCCAAGATGGTGGATGTTTTCAGATAGTGAGACACCACAGAACACTCTACTCATCAGACATATTTCCATAGAAAGATGAGGAAGGCTGTATCTACCAGAGTTAGTACAGATATATTCTTGCTGAATATCTTTTCTATGATATGGCTAATCCTAAAATTGGATCTGAATTAACAGTTAGCAGTGTGAATCAGGACCCTTAACAAACAAGGGCACATTGATAGTAAGACAAATGAAAAAGACAATAGAGCTATCTACTCTTACCCATCCTATTGGTTTACACTTAAAGCTGTCTTAACTCATAGTTTATTTATtaggtattttgcattttgtttcaacTCTTCCTTCTCTAAATAATTCTCACATGTCTTTTGGTCAGATGGAACAGAATCCCATTACTTTCTCTGATAGTGGT
Proteins encoded:
- the LOC127550013 gene encoding protocadherin alpha-13 isoform X12, producing the protein MEGSQRALHLLFSLLLFTLWEVGSGQLHYSVPEEAKHGTFVGRIAQDLGLEVAELVSRLFRMVSKGRANYLEVNVQNGILFVNSRIDREELCGRSVVCNIHLEVIVDKPLQVFHVEVEIQDINDNPPIFPENKKEINIAESRPPDARFPLDGAADADVGENAALTYRLSPNEYFALDVQSDSEQTTSLSLILRKPLDREETQQHHLLLIATDRGKPELTGSVEVLIKVLDVNDNAPQFDQSVYKVRMIENAANGTLVIQLNASDADDGTNGHILYSFRSPVPPEVRGTFHIGSETGEIRVKGQLDFEKNNMYEIRVEAIDKGNLPMAGHCTVLVEILDANDNSPEVFVTSLSLPVQEDSPPGTVIALISVSDRDSGANGQVTCSLSPPGPFMLVSTFRNYYSLVLEGPVDRESVPAYELVVTARDGGTPALWATASVSVGIGDVNDNAPTFDQPMYTVFVKENNPPGCHIFTVSALDPDAQENALVSYSLVQKRVGERQLSSYVSVHSESGKVFALQPLDHEELELLQFQVSARDAGFPPLSSNVSLQVFVLDENDNAPEVLPTLAGSGIGWSPVTALVSRSVAPGHVVTKIRAVDADSGYNAWLSYELLPEAGIGRSPFRIGLYTGEICTTRVLEESDGPLKMLLVLVKDHGEPAQSATATVSVSLLESGQALKALSEVPGAVNTGIRKEAALVDVNVYLIIAICSVSSLLVLSLLLYVALRCSAPPRGEYGPGKPTLVCSNEAGSWSYSQQRRQRVYSGEGTVKNDLMAFSPNLPPCLSQSHSREQQEYEAEHLGKPKQPNPDWRYSASLRAGMHSSVHLEEAGILRAGPGGPDQQWPTVSSATPEPEAGEVSPPVGAGVNSNSWTFKYGPGNPKQPGPGELPDKFIIPGSPAIISIRQEPPNSQIDKSDFITFGKKEETKKKKKKKKGNKTQEKKEKGNSTTDNSDQ